TGCGTATGACACACGGCATCTCGGTGGTCGCAAGCCCCACCACCGGGACCCCTGCGGCCATGGCCTCGCAGACGGCAAGGCCCAAACTCGTGTAACGGATCGGATTGAAAAAAAACCGATAACGCGCCATGAGCCCCGGAAGCTCATCTGCGGCAATCTCCCCGAGTCCACCCAGGACCTCCGAGCCCATGCCCACGAGATCGAGCGGTACGCGGCGGCGGGCGTACTCGAACACATCGCACCCGAGCCTGCGACCACGCCTTGGCAGATCATTGACCACCACGAGGCCGCGCGCGATCTCGCCTGTGTAACGCACGTGAGGTGCCACCGCCACCCCGTGGCGGACGACGCGCACGGGCGTGCGGCCGTTGTCCCACATAAGGGCATTGAAGTGGGTGACATGCACCAACAGCACCGTCGGATCATCGACGATGTGGCGGGTGTCCGTCGGATGGCCCCGTGGCGGATCGTGCTCGATATAGATCTGCGGAAGCGCGCGCTGCGCCGCGGTGAGCAACTCGTACTGGTCGTGTTCATAGGGCTTGGGCGACTGAAACACGATCGCATCCAGCCCGAGATTACGCACCTCATCGGCGTCCACCTCGCGCAGATTGGCAGGCCACGAGCGCCCACCCCGACGCCCGCCGTACCCCTCCGGCCGCCCCGGTTTCACCGGGACATAGAACAGGTACGGCAGCTGGCTCAGGTAGTAGAGATAGCTGCCATGGACATGCCATGTCAGGATGCGCAAGGGTGAGCGCCTCGTACCGCCGCCGTCTAGCACATAGCCCTCCCCGTCTCCTCGTACAGATCCCGCACCATGCACAGGAACCGGTCGTCTGCAACTCCGCCACGGGCGTCGAGCACGCGATGATGCAAGGTATTCTTGGGCGCCCAGCGCACGGGGTCGGATGCACTCACCGCCACGAGACTTGGGGTACCCACCGCGGCGGCGAGATGCGCGGGCCCGGAGTCGTTGGTGACGATGCAACGCGCCCTGGCGACGAGCGCCCCCAGGTCCGCGAGCGAAGTCATGCCCGCGGCGTTGATCACACGACTTGTATTCCGTGCTATATGCGCGTTGCGATCCCACTCCTCGCGGCCGCCGGTCAGCACCACGCGCACCTTGCTCGCAAGCCACGCCACGACCTCCGCAAAAAACCCCGGTGCCAGGCGCCGCCGCGGATCGCGGGAGCCCGGATGAACGACGACATAGGGGGCGTCG
The DNA window shown above is from Acidiferrobacter sp. SPIII_3 and carries:
- a CDS encoding glycosyltransferase family 4 protein translates to MRILTWHVHGSYLYYLSQLPYLFYVPVKPGRPEGYGGRRGGRSWPANLREVDADEVRNLGLDAIVFQSPKPYEHDQYELLTAAQRALPQIYIEHDPPRGHPTDTRHIVDDPTVLLVHVTHFNALMWDNGRTPVRVVRHGVAVAPHVRYTGEIARGLVVVNDLPRRGRRLGCDVFEYARRRVPLDLVGMGSEVLGGLGEIAADELPGLMARYRFFFNPIRYTSLGLAVCEAMAAGVPVVGLATTEMPCVIRNGVSGYIYTDMEQAVRRMRELLARPDRAKALGEGARRCASLHFSLTRFARDWDLALAAAAQLRAPYNEKIGAGGLNEQADCAYK